From the Pseudomonas putida genome, one window contains:
- a CDS encoding PqiC family protein, producing MHRVRNLCGASLLIWLSGCSSTPNNYHTLVPAQPVQGGGQHVQVSRVSLPPQVDRPQLVVRQGSSGLAILETEWWGANLVDEFRSALQDMLGGPAPGTSSVLRVDVQRFDSVPGQYASLDTLWRLKRPGEPEITCRTSVQTAADNSINNLVNAHQANLRKLAEAVRAAAAPGRSCPSS from the coding sequence ATGCATCGAGTGCGCAACCTGTGTGGGGCCAGCCTGCTGATCTGGCTGAGCGGCTGCAGCAGTACCCCGAACAACTACCATACCCTGGTTCCGGCGCAGCCGGTGCAAGGCGGTGGCCAGCACGTGCAGGTGAGCCGGGTCAGCCTGCCGCCGCAAGTGGACCGCCCGCAACTGGTGGTGCGTCAGGGCAGCAGCGGCCTCGCCATCCTGGAAACGGAGTGGTGGGGCGCCAACCTGGTGGATGAGTTTCGCAGTGCCCTGCAGGACATGCTGGGCGGCCCGGCGCCCGGCACCAGCAGTGTGTTGAGGGTGGATGTGCAGCGCTTCGACAGCGTGCCCGGCCAATACGCCTCGCTCGATACCCTGTGGCGTCTGAAGCGTCCAGGCGAGCCCGAAATTACCTGCCGGACGTCGGTCCAGACCGCCGCCGACAACAGCATCAACAACCTGGTCAACGCCCATCAGGCCAACCTGCGCAAGCTGGCCGAGGCCGTGCGGGCAGCGGCGGCGCCAGGCAGGTCCTGCCCAAGCTCATGA